The Streptomyces sp. NBC_00454 DNA segment GGACAAGCTGGTGTCGACCGTGGACTCGCGGCGCGAGGAGCGGAAGGTCCAGAAGGCCAAGCAGACGGACGAGGCCCGTACGGCCAAGGACGCGCTGGTCGCCGAGGCCGAGCAGCTGGCGCAGAGCGACCAGTGGCGCAGCGCGGGCGAGCGGCTCCGCGCGCTGGTGGACATCTGGAAGGGTCTCCCCCGCCTCGACCGCAAGTCGGACGACGAGCTGTGGCACCGCTTCTCGCACGCCCGCTCCGCCTTCTCCAAGCGCCGCAAGGCCCACTTCGCCTCGCTCGACGCGCAGCGCGAGGACGCCCGCAAGGTCAAGGAGAAGCTGGTCGCGGAGGCCGAGGCGCTCTCGAAGTCTGCCGACTGGGGTCCGACCGCGGCGCGCTACCGCGAGCTGATGGAGAGCTGGAAGGCCGCGGGGCGCGCGCAGCGCGAGTCCGAGGACGACCTGTGGAACCGTTTCCGCGGCGCCCAGGACGTGTTCTTCGCGGCGCGCAGCGAGGTCTTCGCCGAGCGCGACGCCGAGCAGGTGGAGAACCTGAAGCTCAAGGAGGAGCTGGCCGACGAGGCCGAGAAGCTCGTCCCGATCACCGACCTGAAGGCGGCCCGCGCCGCGTTCCGCTCGCTGAACGAGCGCTGGGAGGCCATCGGCCACGTACCGCGGGACGCGCGTCCCAAGGTCGAGGGCCGGATGCACGCCGTCGAGCGGGCCATCCAGGAGACCGAGGAAGGCGAGTGGCGCCGTACGAACCCGGAGGCGCGGGCCCGTGCGGCCGGCCTGACGGGTCAGCTCCAGGCGGCGGTCGACAAGCTCCGCGGCCAGATCGACGCGGCCCGCGCCACGGGCAACAACTCCAAGGCCGACAAGCTGGCCCGGGAACTGGAGGGCCGCCAGGCCCTGCTGGACCAGGCGCTGAAGGGTCTCGAGGAGTTCGGCGGCTGATCCGGGCCGCCCCGCACACGTGAAGGGCCCCGGTACTGATCCCAGTACCGGGGCCCTTCGCGTCGCCCGGCGGGGTCAGGCCGGGGCGCGGCTGCCGTCCTGGAGCAGGTCCAGCGCGTGTTCCAGTACCGCGCAGGCCTCTATGTGGTTGCCGGACTCCTGGAGCAGCGCGGCGAGCCGCCGGCACACCTGTACGGCCTCGGGCCCGTAGAAGCGGTGGACCTGCGCGAACGCCTGCTCCAGCACCTCGATCGCCTCGCGGGTCCGGCCGGTCTCGGACAGCACCTCCGACAGTTCCAGCTGGACGGCGAGCAGGTCGCCCTCCCCGCCGGGGGCACGTTCCTCGAGGGTGAGGCGCAGGATCGGCAGGGCGTCCCCGCTGCGCCCGGCCGCCCGCAGCGAGCGGGCCAGGACGATGCCCGCGCCCGCCATGGCCGCGCGGACGTCCGCATCCAGGACGTCGACGTCCCGGATGCCGAGCGCGCGGTTGCGCACGAGTTTGAGCCGGCCCACCCCGCCCTCCGTGGCATGCTGCGGGAGCGGGCGGTTCTTGCTGCGCAGCCGGGCTTCCAGCGTCCGGCAGAGGGTGTCCAGGTCGATCAGCTCGGGTCCGTCCGGGATGCCGTCGCGCAGGATCCTCAGCAGTTCCCCGGTGAAGGCGGTGTGCCGCTCTCCGTCGGGGGCCAGGGCCGCCCGGTCGCGCGGGGAGGCCGTGAGGACGTAGGCGCCTTCGACGGCGGCCTGTTCGGCGAGCGCGTCCTCCTCGCCCGCGAGCATGCGGGCGGCCCGGCCGCTGAAGCAGCAGTCGAGGAGGACCACCTTGCGCTGGGCTTGCGAGTCGCGCAGGGCGGAGCGCAGGTGCTGGTAGCCGACGGCGGTGTAGCCGACGTTCTGCCGGGAGCCGTGGAGCGCGAGGTAGAGGTCGTCGGTTTCGGTGTCGCGCATGCCGTGGCCGGCGAAGTAGACGAGGAGGGTGTCGGTGGCCTCGTCCCCCGCCCGGTGCACGGCGTCGAGGAGGTCGGCGGGGTGCTCCGGATCCAGGACGCTCGTGCAGTGCTGCTCGGGCAGCCCCCAGACCGTGGCGTCGCACAGTTCGGCCGCGAGGTCCCTGACATTGGCCTCGACGGTCGGCAGCCCGGGCAGGTACCGGTATCCGGCGGTGCCGATGAGGACGGCCCGGGAGGCCGCCGGGTCGGGCAGCCCCGTCATCCCCGGCTGCCCCCGTCGCCCCGGGACGGGGCGGCGGATTCCAGCGCGGCGACGATCCGGCGCACCGCCTCGGGGTCGGCGGCGGCGTCCCCGGTGAGCCGGATCTCGTACCCGTCCCTGCTCAGCACGAGGGTGGGGGGCGTCCGGCGCGAGACCTGCCACTGGAGCACGGAGAAGACCAGGGAGGCTCCGGACAGGCCGCTGCCGACGGCCAGTTGGAGCAGGTCCAGCCCGGAGCCCATGAGCGTCCCCTGGGGCGCGTCCCCGACGGTGGCGGAGTCCCTCTTCGGATCGCTCCCCAGGCGTACGGACAATCCGCGGCCCAGGGTCTCGTCCGCGGCCAGCCACCGCTGGAGCGAGCGGAGTTCGGCCTCCGGGTCCTCCCGCGGGCCGCTCGGGTCCACCCGCAATGCGAAGTCGGTCATCCTGCTCCGGCCCTCCCCTGTCCCTGGTGTTCGCGTACCCGGGCGAACAGTTGCAGCGCCCGTGCGGACTGGCCCGTCCGGGCCAGGCACACAGCCTGCCAGAACTGGCAGGCGAGGATGGTCGGGTGGCCTGGACCCAGCGTTTCCTGGCAGAACTGCAGGACACCGGCCAGGAGTTGGGAGGCCTCCTGGGGTTTCCCGCGCATCACGAGCCCGACGGCCTCGCGCTGTCGCTGCACTGCGGCGTGCTCGGTCATCCGGCCGTGGACGAGGCGACGGGTGATCTCGCTCAGGGCGAGCGGGTTCGGCGCCTCCGGAACGACGGCCACGACCGCTTCGACGGTGGGTGCGACGGAGGACGCGGGGGCCGGCACGACGGTCGACGCCATGGTCGACGCGACGGTGGGTGCGCCGGGGGGCGTGCCGGGGCTCTGCGGACAGGGGAAGGGGGCGGGGCTCTGGGGATACGGGAAGGGGGCGGGCGCCGCCCCGCGCTCGGCGCCCCGGCCGTCGTCGTGGCCGCCCCCCTCGTCGCTGTGGCGGCGCCCCTCGTCGCCCTGCCACCATTCGTACTCCGGTTCCACCCGGTGCTCGTCGCCGCGCGGCACGGGGGACGGTCCGGGTGCGGCCGCCCGGCTCATGTCGGCCAGGGCGCCCCTGAAGGACGTCCGCTCGGCTTCGGCGGCGGTGTGCGTCGGCGGGATCCGGCGGCGCTGGGCGCGCGGCACGGGCCGCGCCAGGTAGCCGGTGACCCGCTGCAGGACCTGGCTCCCGCCTCCGCCCGCCCAGGGCCGCAGCAGGGCGGCGGCGGACGCCGCGCTGTCCGGCCGCTCCCGGTAGTCCGGGGCGCAGAGCGCGTCCACGGCCGCCGCGAGCTCATCGGGGAGGCCGAGCCCCTTCTCACGAATCCGGGACACGCCCTCGGCCGCCTTGAGCACCAGCGCCCCGACGTCCACGGTCTCCTCGCCGAACGGTGGCCTGCCGGTCAGCATGAAGTGCAGGCAGACCCCCACGCCGTACAGGTCGGTGGCACCCGACGACGGAAGCCTGCGGACCCGTTCCGGGGCCATGTACTGGGCCGTGCCGATGATGTCGGAGCCGGTCGCGGTGATCCGCCGCTCCTCGGCGACCAGGGCGAGGCCGAAATCGTAGAGCACCACTTTGCCGTCCGGGGTGACGCGGACGTTGCCCGGCTTCACATCGCGGTGCAGGACCCCGCTCGTATGGGCCGCTTCCAGGGCCCCGAGCATTTCGACGGCGATCCAGCAGGCCGCCGGGACGGCGAAGGGGACGCCCGCCCCGAGGACGAAGAGGTCGGCCCCGTCGAGCATCTCCATCACCAGGTACGGCGTACCGCTGCCGGAGTCCACCCCGGAGTCGTAGATGCCCACGACCCCCGGGTGGCTGATGCGTGCCAGTGCGATGGCCTCGGAGACGAACCTGCGCTGCATCTCGCGCGACAGGTTCTTGGCGGAGGCCGACAGGACCTTCACCGCGACCCGGCGGCGCAGCGTGGTGTCCTCAGCCTCGAACACCACGCCCATCCCGCCGCGGCCCAGCACCCGGAGCGGCTGGTAGCGCTGGGCGAGCTTCGCGGGGAACACGTCGTTGCCTGCTGCCACTGGTCTCCCCCGGGTGGCATCGGTGGAACCGGGCCACCCGGCCGACCGGTCTGCCGGTCGGCTCGGCCGGATGCCCGGTCAGGGCCTTCTTGCCGAAGTCACACGGTAGACGTCGTAGACGCCCTCCACACCCCGAACGGCCTTCAGGACGTGTCCCAGGTGCTTCGGGTCGCCCATCTCAAAGGTGAACCGGGAGGTGGCCACCCGGTCGCGGGAGGTCTGGACGGCCGCCGAGAGGATGTTCACGTGCTGGTCCGACAGGACCCGGGTGACGTCCGACAGCAGCCGGGACCGGTCGAGCGCCTCGACCTGGATGGCGACCAGGAAGACGGAGGACTGGGTGGGGGCCCACTCGACCTCCAGCATCCGCTCGGGCTGCTGGGACAGGGAGTCGACGTTGACGCAGTCCTTGCGGTGGACCGATACGCCGCTGCCCCGGGTGACGAACCCGACGATCGGGTCGCCGGGCACCGGCGTGCAGCAGCGGGCCAGCTTGACCCACACGTCGTCGACGCCCTTGACGACCACGCCGGGGTCCGCGTTCTTGCGCCGCTTGCTGCGGCCCTGGACCGGGGCGATGGACTCCTCGATGTCCTCGTTGGCCGCGTCCTCGCCGCCGAGGGCCTGCACCAGCTTCTGTACGACGCCCTGCGCGGCCACGTGGCCCTCGCCGATCGCCGCGTAGAGCGAGGAGATGTCGGGGTAGCGCATCTCGTGCGCGAGGGTGACGAGCGAGTCGCCGGTCAGGATGCGCTGGATCGGCAGGTTCTGCTTGCGCATGGCCCGCGCGATGGCGTCCTTGCCGTGCTCGATCGCCTCGTCGCGCCGCTCCTTGGAGAACCAGGCGCGGATCTTGTTGCGGGCCCTGGGGGACTTGACGAAGCCCAGCCAGTCGCGGGACGGGCCGGCGCCCTCGGCCTTGGAGGTGAAGACCTCGACGAGGTCTCCGTTGTCGAGGGTCGATTCGAGCGGCACGAGCCGCCCGTTGACCCGCGCTCCTATGGTGCGGTGGCCGACCTCGGTGTGGACGGCGTACGCGAAGTCCACGGAGGTGGCGCCGGCCGGCAGCGCGATGACGTCGCCCTTGGGCGTGAAGACGAAGACCTCGTTGCGCGAAAGGTCGAAGCGCAGCGAGTCGAGGAACTCGCTCGGGTCCTCGGTCTCCTTCTGCCAGTCCAGCAGCTGGCGCAGCCAGGCCATGTCATTGACCGTGTCGTGGCCCGCGCTGCCCTTGGCGGCCTGCGGCACGTCGGTCCGTACCTTGGACGTGCCCGCGACGGTCTGCTGCTTGTACTTCCAGTGCGCGGCGATGCCGTACTCGGCGCGGCGGTGCATGTCGAAGGTGCGGATCTGGAGCTCGACCGGCTTGCCGCTGGGTCCGATGACCGTGGTGTGCAGCGACTGGTACATGTTGAACTTGGGCATCGCGATGTAGTCCTTGAACCGGCCGGGGACCGGATTCCATCGCGCGTGCACCGTACCGAGGGCGGCGTAGCAGTCGCGCACCGTGTCCACGAGGACGCGGATGCCGACCAGGTCGTAGATCTCGGCGAAGTCGCGGCCCCGCACGATCATCTTCTGGTAGACGCTGTAGTAGTGCTTGGGGCGTCCGGTCACGGTGGCCTTGATACGGGCGGCCCGCAGGTCGGCCATCACCTCGTCGGTGACCACGGTGAGGTACTCGTCGCGCTTGGGTGCCCTTTCGGCCACCAGCCGCACGATCTCGTCGTACATCTTGGGGTAGAGGATCGCGAAGGCGAGGTCCTCCAGCTCCCACTTGATCGTGTTCATGCCCAGGCGGTGCGCCAGCGGGGCATAGATCTCGAGGGTCTCGCGGGCCTTCTTCTCCTGCTTCTCCCGCTTGAGGTAGCGCATGGTGCGCATGTTGTGCAGCCGGTCGGCGAGCTTGATCACGAGAACCCGGGGGTCCTTGGCCATGGCCACGACCATCTTGCGCACGGTCTCGGCCTGGGCCGCCTCGCCGAACTTGACCCGGTCGAGCTTGGTGACGCCGTCGACGAGCAGGGTCACCGCGTCGCCGAACTCGCGCCGCAGGTCCTCCAGCCCGTACTCGGTGTCCTCGACGGTGTCGTGCAGCAGCCCGGCCATCAGCGTGGCCGGGTCCATGCCCAGCTCGGCGAGGATCGTCGTCACCGCGAGCGGGTGGGTGATGTACGGGTCGCCGCTCTTGCGCTTCTGACCGCGGTGCCAGCGCTCGGCGACCTGGTAGGCCTGCTCGATCTGGCGCAGCGTCGCCGTCTCGATCTTCGGGTCGTTGCTGCGGACTATGCGGAGCAGCGGTTCCAGGACCGGGTTGTACGGGTTGGAACGCTGGACGCCGAGGCGGGCCAGCCGTGCGCGCACCCGGTTGGAGGACCCGGCCGACTTCGCGGGCACGGGCTTGACCGGCGGCGCGGGGGCCGGAGCGGCCGGCGGGGGCGTGGCGGGGGCCGCGGCGGCCGGCTCGGCCGACGGGTCGGGCTGCGCGGCGGAGATTGGCTGGACCTCGTCTGGCAAGAGCGCTCCTCAGCGGATCCGGTGCCCGTGTCCGGTCCGGATAACCCATCGTAGCGAGGGTTGCGTCCCACCGTTCCCCGAGCCCGCGCCTCGACGCTTCCGGTGCGGGTCCGCTGCTGGGGCTCCGCCCCGGGCCCCGCGCCTCAAACGCCGGCGGGGCCATCCAGCCCGTCCGGCGTTTGAGGACCGGGGTCTGGGGCGGAGCCCCAGGGAACGGTGGAAGGGTGGGTAGGGGACGGCCCCGCGCAGCGGCCCGCACACGCCGAAGCGGGCGCGCCCCGGGGATTCCCGGTGCACGCCCGCTTCGCAAGCAGCGTGGTCAGACCACGATCAGCGCGTCGAGCGGAGCATCGCCCAGCGTCGCGACCAACCGCTCACGACCCGGCAGGAACGACAGTTCCATCAGGACCGCGACCCCGGCGACCTCCGCCCCGGCCCGCCGGATCAGCTCCAGCGAAGCGGCGGCGGTGCCACCGGTGGCGAGCACGTCGTCGATGACCATGACCCGGTCCTCGGCGCACAGCGCCTCGGCGTGGATCTCGATCTCCGCCGAGCCGTACTCCAGGTCGTAGGACTGCAGGAGCGTCGCCCCCGGCAGCTTTCCGGCCTTGCGCACCGGGACGAAGCCGATGCCGGCCTGCACGGCCACCGGAGCCGCCAGGATGAACCCCCGCGCCTCCAGTCCGACGATCTTCGTCGCCCCGTACTTCTCGGCCAGTTCCACCAGCGCGTCCGTCAGGGCGGCGAACGCCTTCGGGTCGGCCAGCAGCGGGGTGATGTCCTTGAACATCACCCCCGGCTTCGGGTAGTCCGCCACGTCCGTGATCCGGCTGAGCAGCAGGTCCCGTACCTCGGTGGAGAGCTCCGCGGTCACCGGCGCCGTCCGGACCGGCCCTGCGCCACGACCTGCGGCGCCTCATCGTTCTCGGAGCCGTCCTCGGACGATTCGCCCTTGGCCGCGGCGGCCGCCCGCTTGGCGAGCACCCGCTTCGTCAGGGCCTTCATCGCCGGCTCGCGCTCCTTCAGGTCCACGACCAGCGGGGTCGCGATGAAGATCGACGAGTAGGCGCCGGCCGCGAGGCCGACGAACAGCGACAGCGAGATGTCGTTGAGCATGCCGGCGTCGAGGATGCCGCCGCCGATGAAGAGCAGCGCCCCGACGGGGAGCAGCGCCACGACGGTGGTGTTGATCGAGCGGACCAGGGTGCCGTTGATGCTGCGGTTGGCAACCTCGCTGTACGTCCAGCGGGTCTGCTTGGTGATGTCCTTCGAGCCCTCCTTGAGACCGTCGAAGACGACGACGGTGTCGTAGAGGGAGTAACCGAGGATGGTCAGCAGACCGATGACCGTACCCGGGGTGACCTCGAAGCCGACCAGCGCGTACACGCCGACCGTGATCGTGAGGTCGTGGATCAGCGCGATGAGCGCCGCGACCGCCATCCGCCACTCGAAGGCGATGGCGAGGTAGATCACCACGAGGACCATGAAGATGCCGAGGCCGGTCCAGGCCTTGTTGGCGATCTGCTCGCCCCAGGAGGGGCCGACCAGGTCCGCGTTGATCTGACCCGCTTCGACCTTGAGGTCGGTCGCGAGCTTGGTCTTCACGTCGGCGGCGGCGGCGGTGTCCAGTTCCGAGATCTGGATGCGCATGCCGCCGGTGCCGAGCTTCTGGACGGTCGCCTCGTGGCCGGAGGCCTTCTGCGCGGCAGTGCGGGTCTGGGCCTCCGAGAGCGAGGTCTTCGGGGTCGTGAAGACGGCCCCGCCCTTGAACTCGATGCCCATGTTGAGGCCAGAGACGGCCAGGGCCACGATCGCCGTGATCGTGATCAGGATGGAAACGCCGTACCAGACGAAGCGCTTGCCGACGAAGTCGTAGCCGACCTCACCTCGGTACAGCTTGGCGCCGAGATCTCCGAGCTTCGACATCTCTCACGCCTCCTTTGCGTCGACGGGAGCTTCGAGGTTCGCGGTGGGCGCGCCGGAGCCCGTACGACGCGAACGTCGCAGCGGCGGCTTCGCGCCCAGTCGCTTCGGGTCCAGCCCGGACCACGGGTGACCGCTGGAGAAGAACTTCGTGCGGGCCAGCAGCGTCATGACGGGCTTGGTGAAGAGGAACACCACGACCACGTCGAGCAGGGTCGTCAGACCCAGGGTGAAGGCGAAGCCCTGCACCTTGCCGACGGTCACGATGAACAGCACCGCGGCGGCCAGGAACGACACGAAGTCGGAGACCAGGATGGTGCGCCGGGCCCGCGGCCAGGCGCGCTCGACGGCCGGACGCAGGGTGCGGCCCTCGCGGATCTCGTCCCGGATGCGTTCGAAGTACACGATGAACGAGTCCGCGGTGATACCGATCGCGACGATCGCACCGCAGACGGCGGGCAGGTTCAGCGCGAAGCCGATGCCCTTTCCGAGCAGCGCCATGATCGTGTAGGTCAGGACGCCGGAGACCAGGAGGCTGATGATGGCGATGAACGCCAGGCCCCGGTAGTACGCCAGCAGGTAGATCACGACGAGCGCGAGGCCGATGGCACCGGCGATGAGGCCGGCCTTCAGCTGCTCGCCACCGAGCGCGGCGGTGACGGTGGTGACGCTGTCCTCCTGGAAGGACAGCGGCAGGGCGCCGTACGAGAGCATGTTGCCCAGGTCCATCGCCGACTGCTGGGTGAAGCCGCCGGAGATCTCGGCGTTGCCGCCGGTCAGCGCCTGGCTGACGGACGGGTCGGAGATGACCTCGCCGTCGAGCACGATCGCGAACTGGTTCTGCGGGGACTGCTTGGCGGCCAGCTCACCGGTGATCTTGGCGAACTTGTCGGCGCCCTTGTCGGTGAACTGCATCGTGACGATCCACATGCCGCGCTGCGGGTCGATGACGCCCTTGGCGTCCTTCACGTCCTGGCCGTTGACCTGCGCCGGGCCGAGCACCCACTTGCCCCAGGCGTTGCCGCGCTTGCCACAGGCGAGCGTCGGGTCCTCGGGCTTGACGTTCTTGCCGACCGCGGCGCGCTGCGCCTCGTTGCTGCAGTCCAGCGCGGCGAACTTCGCCTGCAGGTCCGCGGCGGCGGCCTGGTCGGCGCTCGGCGGCGTGCTCGCCGAGGGGGAAGCCGGCGGGGTGGTGGCCTTGTCGTCTGCCTTCTTCGAAGCGCTCGCCGAGGGCGAGGGCGAGGGGGCGTTCGGGGCCTTGAGGGCCTCACTGAGCGCACGGCCCTGGGAAGTGGCGCTGGACGACGGGGTGGGCGCACCGGCGGACGGAGAGCCGGAACCGCTCGCGGAGGGGCTCGGGGAGCCGCTCGCGTTGGCCTCGGGGGTGATCGGGGCACCGTCCGCCATCGCCAGGACAGGGCGGAAGTACAGCTGGGCGGTGGTACCGACCTGCTCGCGCGCCTGCTGCTCGTTCGTCCCCTTGGGGATGTTCACGATGATGTGGTCGGTGCCCTGGGTCTGAACCTCGGCCTCCGACACACCGAGACCGTTGACACGGCGCTCGATGATGCCGACCGCCGTGTTCATGTTGGTCTCGTTGATCGCGTCCGGCTTGCCGGGCTCGCTCTTGGCCTTGAGCGTGATGCTCGTACCGCCGGCGAGGTCGATGCCGAGTCGCGGCGTCGTCTGCTTCGTGAGGAACATCCCCGCGGTGAGCGCCACCATCGCGATCAGGATGATGGCCAGGGAACGCCCCGGCCTCCCCTGAGCCCCCGTGGGCCGCCGGCCCTTCTTCGGTGCTGCCACCTTGTCGTATCTCCCTGTCCAACCGTCCCGCGCCGGGTCAGCGCGTGGACGGCCACGAAATGTGTGTGGGGACCCCTGCCCCCCGCAGAAGGGTCACTGGCGGGGACCGCCGGGGACGCCGATCAGGCTCCCTGCGCGGTCCCCTGCCGGGCGCTACTTCGCGCCGGCCTCACCGTCGGACTTGCCGTCCTTGGGCTCGTCGTCCTTGGGCTCCTGCGCCGCGGGCTCGTCGGCCTTGGGCTCGTCCTTCTTGCCCAGGTCGAGCTTGGGAGCCTCGCCCTCGGTCAGGGAGGACGCGTCGTCCGGGACGACCGGCGTGTCGATGGTCAGATCATCGCTCACGCCGTGGACGATGCGGTTGTACTCCTCGTCCTCGAGGACGGCGCCGATGGCGTTCTTCGCGAACATCGCGTGGACGCCGGGAGCGATCTCGAGGGTGACCGTGTCGTCACCGATCTCCTTCACCGTGGCGTACATGCCGCCGATGGTGCGGACACCGGTGCCGGGCGTCAGCTGATCGCGCATCTGCACGGCCTGCTGCTGCTTCTTCTTCTGGCTGCGGGTCAGCAGGAACATCGCGCCGATGATCAGCAGGAACGGAAGGAGGGAGATGATATTCAAGGGACGCAGGTCCTTCGCATCGACCGCACGAGTGCGCGGCCTTTTCTACGGGGGGTGGGTACGCCGACCGTAAGGGTCGGCATCGGCGGAGTCTAGGCGAGTCCGCACCGATGGAACAACGCCCAGCATGTCACCGCAGTTCCTGACGAGGCGAACCTCCGCGCCGTCAGGCCCCGAAGAGCCCCTGTTGTCCGCTTGATCCGCCACCGGTCTGCTGCGGCGGAACAAGTCCCAGGTGAGCCCATGCGGCCGGGGTCGCGACCCGGCCCCGGGGGGTCCTGGCCAAGAGCCCCTCGCGCACGAGGAACGGCTCGGCCACCTCTTCGACGGTCTCCCGCTCCTCGCCGACGGCCACCGCGAGCGTGGACAGCCCGACGGGCCCGCCGCCGAAGAGCTTCAGCAGCGCCTCCAGGACGCCCCGGTCGAGGCGGTCCAGCCCGCGCTCGTCCACCTCGTAGACCTTCAGGGCGGTACCGGCGACCTCGCGGTTGATCACGCCGTCGGCCCTGACCTGGGCGTAGTCCCGGACCCGGCGCAGCAGCCGGTTGGCGATGCGGGGAGTGCCGCGGGAGCGTCCGGCGATCTCGGCGGCGCCGGCCGTGTCGATCTCCACGTCGAGGAGGCGCGCGGAGCGGTGGATGACCCGCTCCAGCTCCTCGGGGGCGTAGAACTCCATGTGCCCCGTGAACCCGAAGCGGTCGCGCAGCGGCGGGGGCAGCAGCCCGGCCCGGGTGGTGGCGCCCACCAACGTGAACGGCGGCAGCTCCAGCGGGATCGCGGTGGCCCCCGGACCCTTGCCGACGATCACGTCGACCCGGAAGTCCTCCATGGCCATGTACAGCATCTCCTCGGCGGGCCGGGACATGCGGTGGATCTCGTCGAGGAAGAGGACCTCGCCCTCCTGGAGGGAGGAGAGGATCGCGGCGAGGTCGCCCGCGTGCTGGATGGCCGGGCCGGAGGTGATCCGGATCGGCGCGCCCATCTCGGCGGCGATGATCATGGACAGAGTGGTCTTGCCGAGGCCGGGCGCGCCGGAGAGCAGGACGTGATCGGCTGTCGCCCCGCGCTGGCGGGCCGCCTTGAGGACGAGGTCCAGCTGCTGGCGGACCTTCTCCTGGCCGACGAACTCGCCGAGGTCCTTGGGCCGCAGGGCCGCCTCGACGGCGGTGTCCTCGCCGTCCGCCGCGGCTGCGACGATCCGGTCGTCGCTCTCGTCATCCCAGTTCACGGTGGTTCAGTCTGCCTTCTCGGTGTGGTGCGGTGGTCTGTCGCGTGCGGGCGGCCCTGCGAGGCCATTCTCCCCGCCCCGCCCCTTCTCCGTTTCCTGGGCTCCGCCCAGACCCTCCCCCAGCTACCGCTGGGGGTGCCCCGGACTCACCGGGCCCGGTTCAGGGACTGCAAGGCCGCGCGCAACAGCTGCGGGACAGGGGCCGAACCGCCGGCGGCGATCGCGGCCTCCGCCTGCGGGGTCACCGCGGAGACGGCCTCGTCCGCGTCCCGGGACGCATAGCCGAGGCCGATCAGCGCGGCCGAGAGCTGCTCGCTCCACGGCGCCGGGCCGGAGGCCACCACGCGCTGCGCGCCGACCATCCCGCTCGACCCCAGCGGAGCGCCCAGCTTGTCCTTGAGGTCCAGCAGGAGCTTCTGCGCGCCCTTCTTCCCGATGCCGGAGACGGCCATCAGCGCCTTCTCGTCACCCATGGAGACGGCGATGCGCAACGCGTCCGGGCTGTGGACGGCCAGCATCGCCTGCGCGAGCTTCGGCCCGACCCCGCTCGCGGTCTGCAGCAGCTCGAAGACCTGCCGCTCGTCGTCGTCGGCGAACCCGTACAGCGTCAGTGAGTCCTCCCGTACGACCAGGGAGGTGGCCAGTCGGGCCGTCTCGCCCGTCCGCAGGCCGGCGATGGTGTTCGGCGTGCAGTGCACGGCCATGCCCACTCCCCCGACCTCGATGACGGCCAGGGTGGGGGCGAGCGCGGCGACCGGGCCGCTGACGAAGGCGATCATGAGGTGCGGCCTTTCAGGGTGGTGGCGTGCCGGGCCACCGCCTGCTGGAGTCGGTTCTGGGCGGGGGCCCGCCAGATGTGGCAGATGGCGAGGGCGAGGGCGTCCGCGGCGTCGGCGGGCTTGGGCGGGGCCGACAGCCGCAGCAGCCGGGTCACCATGGCCCCGACCTGGGCCTTGTCGGCGCGGCCGCTGCCGGTGACGGCGGCCTTGACCTCGCTGGGGGTGTGCAGGGCGACCGGTATCCCCCGCCGCGCGGCGCACAGCATCGCGACGGCACTGGCCTGGGCGGTGCCCATCAC contains these protein-coding regions:
- a CDS encoding protein kinase, whose translation is MAAGNDVFPAKLAQRYQPLRVLGRGGMGVVFEAEDTTLRRRVAVKVLSASAKNLSREMQRRFVSEAIALARISHPGVVGIYDSGVDSGSGTPYLVMEMLDGADLFVLGAGVPFAVPAACWIAVEMLGALEAAHTSGVLHRDVKPGNVRVTPDGKVVLYDFGLALVAEERRITATGSDIIGTAQYMAPERVRRLPSSGATDLYGVGVCLHFMLTGRPPFGEETVDVGALVLKAAEGVSRIREKGLGLPDELAAAVDALCAPDYRERPDSAASAAALLRPWAGGGGSQVLQRVTGYLARPVPRAQRRRIPPTHTAAEAERTSFRGALADMSRAAAPGPSPVPRGDEHRVEPEYEWWQGDEGRRHSDEGGGHDDGRGAERGAAPAPFPYPQSPAPFPCPQSPGTPPGAPTVASTMASTVVPAPASSVAPTVEAVVAVVPEAPNPLALSEITRRLVHGRMTEHAAVQRQREAVGLVMRGKPQEASQLLAGVLQFCQETLGPGHPTILACQFWQAVCLARTGQSARALQLFARVREHQGQGRAGAG
- a CDS encoding caspase family protein, whose translation is MTGLPDPAASRAVLIGTAGYRYLPGLPTVEANVRDLAAELCDATVWGLPEQHCTSVLDPEHPADLLDAVHRAGDEATDTLLVYFAGHGMRDTETDDLYLALHGSRQNVGYTAVGYQHLRSALRDSQAQRKVVLLDCCFSGRAARMLAGEEDALAEQAAVEGAYVLTASPRDRAALAPDGERHTAFTGELLRILRDGIPDGPELIDLDTLCRTLEARLRSKNRPLPQHATEGGVGRLKLVRNRALGIRDVDVLDADVRAAMAGAGIVLARSLRAAGRSGDALPILRLTLEERAPGGEGDLLAVQLELSEVLSETGRTREAIEVLEQAFAQVHRFYGPEAVQVCRRLAALLQESGNHIEACAVLEHALDLLQDGSRAPA
- a CDS encoding adenine phosphoribosyltransferase, which gives rise to MTAELSTEVRDLLLSRITDVADYPKPGVMFKDITPLLADPKAFAALTDALVELAEKYGATKIVGLEARGFILAAPVAVQAGIGFVPVRKAGKLPGATLLQSYDLEYGSAEIEIHAEALCAEDRVMVIDDVLATGGTAAASLELIRRAGAEVAGVAVLMELSFLPGRERLVATLGDAPLDALIVV
- a CDS encoding DUF349 domain-containing protein, encoding MSSDPWGRVDETGTVYVRTADGEKVVGSWQAGTPEEALAYFERKYEGLVVEIGLLERRVRTTDLSSKDAQTAIEHLRTQVDEHHAVGDLEALRGRLDKLVSTVDSRREERKVQKAKQTDEARTAKDALVAEAEQLAQSDQWRSAGERLRALVDIWKGLPRLDRKSDDELWHRFSHARSAFSKRRKAHFASLDAQREDARKVKEKLVAEAEALSKSADWGPTAARYRELMESWKAAGRAQRESEDDLWNRFRGAQDVFFAARSEVFAERDAEQVENLKLKEELADEAEKLVPITDLKAARAAFRSLNERWEAIGHVPRDARPKVEGRMHAVERAIQETEEGEWRRTNPEARARAAGLTGQLQAAVDKLRGQIDAARATGNNSKADKLARELEGRQALLDQALKGLEEFGG
- a CDS encoding bifunctional (p)ppGpp synthetase/guanosine-3',5'-bis(diphosphate) 3'-pyrophosphohydrolase is translated as MPDEVQPISAAQPDPSAEPAAAAPATPPPAAPAPAPPVKPVPAKSAGSSNRVRARLARLGVQRSNPYNPVLEPLLRIVRSNDPKIETATLRQIEQAYQVAERWHRGQKRKSGDPYITHPLAVTTILAELGMDPATLMAGLLHDTVEDTEYGLEDLRREFGDAVTLLVDGVTKLDRVKFGEAAQAETVRKMVVAMAKDPRVLVIKLADRLHNMRTMRYLKREKQEKKARETLEIYAPLAHRLGMNTIKWELEDLAFAILYPKMYDEIVRLVAERAPKRDEYLTVVTDEVMADLRAARIKATVTGRPKHYYSVYQKMIVRGRDFAEIYDLVGIRVLVDTVRDCYAALGTVHARWNPVPGRFKDYIAMPKFNMYQSLHTTVIGPSGKPVELQIRTFDMHRRAEYGIAAHWKYKQQTVAGTSKVRTDVPQAAKGSAGHDTVNDMAWLRQLLDWQKETEDPSEFLDSLRFDLSRNEVFVFTPKGDVIALPAGATSVDFAYAVHTEVGHRTIGARVNGRLVPLESTLDNGDLVEVFTSKAEGAGPSRDWLGFVKSPRARNKIRAWFSKERRDEAIEHGKDAIARAMRKQNLPIQRILTGDSLVTLAHEMRYPDISSLYAAIGEGHVAAQGVVQKLVQALGGEDAANEDIEESIAPVQGRSKRRKNADPGVVVKGVDDVWVKLARCCTPVPGDPIVGFVTRGSGVSVHRKDCVNVDSLSQQPERMLEVEWAPTQSSVFLVAIQVEALDRSRLLSDVTRVLSDQHVNILSAAVQTSRDRVATSRFTFEMGDPKHLGHVLKAVRGVEGVYDVYRVTSARRP